The following proteins are encoded in a genomic region of Pelodictyon phaeoclathratiforme BU-1:
- a CDS encoding glycosyltransferase: protein MVAMLLYQIVVLLSLLLFLGILLRNMIDLPGMPEHCPEQGVLVSVLVPARNEALNIERCVRSLMRQEYAPFEILVLDDDSTDATPELLRRLVVESGGKVRIVQGEALPDGWHGKSWACSQLGHQAKGELLLFTDADTTHKPDALRRTVGAMQASGADMLSLMPHQELGSFWEKLVVPLVHVILMCYLPLRFVRTSRRAAFCFANGQFILFRRECYTRINGHAAVREAIVEDVWLCKSVKKAGGTVVAFNGSDIVSCRMYHNFREIWEGFSKNLFAALGYSTPGLFVLILMISALYLVPCLFFSYALIAGEFTVSLFWLPLMQMMVALLCRIFIARIFRQSLAMTLLHVFSQVVLLAIACNSFYAIKFGKGASWKGRNYNFS from the coding sequence ATGGTCGCCATGCTCCTTTATCAGATAGTGGTACTGCTTTCATTACTGCTCTTTCTTGGCATTTTGCTCAGAAACATGATCGACTTGCCGGGTATGCCGGAGCACTGCCCTGAACAGGGTGTGCTTGTGTCGGTTCTTGTTCCGGCTCGCAATGAAGCGTTGAACATTGAGCGCTGTGTGCGATCACTCATGCGGCAGGAGTATGCTCCATTCGAGATTCTTGTGCTGGATGATGACTCAACCGATGCCACTCCTGAGCTGTTGCGTCGTCTCGTCGTGGAGTCGGGCGGAAAAGTGCGGATCGTGCAGGGAGAAGCGCTTCCCGATGGATGGCATGGGAAAAGCTGGGCATGTTCCCAGCTTGGTCATCAGGCAAAGGGTGAGCTTTTGCTCTTTACTGATGCCGATACCACGCATAAACCGGATGCACTCAGGCGTACGGTTGGAGCCATGCAGGCATCAGGAGCCGATATGCTCTCCCTGATGCCCCATCAGGAGCTTGGCTCATTCTGGGAGAAGCTGGTGGTGCCGCTGGTTCATGTTATTCTCATGTGCTACCTTCCGCTCCGCTTTGTGCGGACGAGCAGAAGGGCTGCTTTCTGTTTTGCCAATGGTCAGTTTATTCTTTTCCGCAGGGAGTGTTACACCCGTATTAATGGTCATGCCGCAGTCAGGGAGGCCATTGTTGAAGATGTCTGGCTCTGCAAGAGTGTGAAAAAAGCAGGTGGTACCGTTGTAGCCTTCAATGGTTCCGATATCGTCAGTTGCAGGATGTATCATAATTTCAGGGAAATTTGGGAAGGGTTTTCGAAAAACCTCTTTGCAGCTCTCGGTTACAGTACACCTGGTCTTTTTGTGCTGATTCTGATGATTAGCGCACTTTATCTTGTGCCCTGCCTCTTTTTCTCTTACGCACTCATTGCCGGTGAATTCACGGTCTCGCTTTTCTGGCTTCCCCTGATGCAGATGATGGTTGCTCTTCTCTGCAGGATCTTTATTGCCCGTATTTTCCGTCAGTCACTCGCAATGACCTTGTTGCATGTCTTCTCACAGGTCGTTCTTTTGGCCATCGCCTGCAACTCATTTTATGCTATAAAATTCGGAAAAGGTGCGAGTTGGAAGGGAAGGAACTACAATTTTTCCTGA
- a CDS encoding UDP-2,3-diacylglucosamine diphosphatase, which yields MKKGETQPIYFISDLHIGLQDEKSEQLKMENLERLFAIIKAEGRSLYMLGDIVDYWMEFRHLIPKGFTRFLCLLSDLVRHNIEVVYVAGNHDFYLGRYFDDELGIKTLYGMHELLYDGRKFIFAHGDGLGKGDLGYKLFARLVRNRFNLALLSGFHPDLAIGMMKMFSQFSRAHKPPDRVFQTDRLLNFAESLVVEQEFDYFVCGHNHVKGIRELSAARSSYVNLGTWIDGSSPYGVFQNGFFQLREL from the coding sequence ATGAAGAAGGGAGAGACGCAGCCTATTTATTTCATCAGTGATCTGCATATTGGTCTGCAGGATGAAAAAAGCGAGCAGCTCAAGATGGAAAACCTTGAACGACTTTTTGCCATCATCAAGGCGGAAGGTCGTTCGCTTTATATGCTTGGTGATATCGTCGATTACTGGATGGAGTTTCGCCATCTCATTCCAAAGGGGTTTACCCGTTTTTTGTGTCTGTTGTCGGACCTGGTGCGCCACAATATTGAGGTTGTTTATGTTGCAGGAAACCATGATTTTTATCTCGGGCGCTACTTTGACGATGAGCTTGGCATAAAAACGCTCTATGGTATGCATGAGCTGCTTTACGATGGTCGCAAATTCATTTTTGCTCATGGTGATGGCCTGGGTAAAGGGGATCTTGGTTACAAGCTTTTTGCCCGCCTGGTCAGGAATCGCTTCAATCTTGCTCTGCTGTCGGGGTTTCATCCGGATCTGGCTATAGGCATGATGAAAATGTTTTCACAGTTCAGTCGTGCGCACAAGCCTCCTGATCGTGTGTTTCAGACAGATCGTTTGTTAAACTTTGCCGAATCCCTGGTGGTCGAACAGGAGTTTGATTACTTTGTGTGTGGTCATAACCATGTCAAGGGAATCAGGGAGCTGTCCGCTGCTCGCAGCAGCTATGTCAATCTGGGGACATGGATTGATGGCAGTTCACCCTATGGAGTGTTCCAAAATGGATTTTTTCAGCTCAGGGAGCTATAA
- a CDS encoding WD40 repeat domain-containing protein, producing MGFLSKIFGKKEVELKLPKVIEDVNLIKTMEGHLDRVLGVKFSADGKKLVSGSFDETVMLWDVASGQSLFTMKGHETWVECIDFSRNGKLLASGSTDSTVRIWDAETGKCLHVCKGHDTAVRMVAFSPDSKVVASCSRDTTIRRWSVETGEELSRLLGHKSYIECLAYSHNGKTIASCGEEPVIKIWDVESGKNSANYRTNDRLSHALAFSPDDRFIAFCGRDAMVKILDAASGEITRVFEGHQDAVRSVCFTPDGSRVVSAANDETVRLWDIESGKQLHLYRGHVLEVQSVDVSPDGKIIASGSDDRKIKLWAIR from the coding sequence ATGGGTTTCTTATCGAAAATATTCGGGAAAAAAGAGGTAGAACTGAAACTTCCAAAGGTTATTGAAGATGTCAACCTGATAAAGACGATGGAAGGTCATCTCGACAGGGTGCTTGGAGTGAAGTTCAGCGCAGATGGCAAAAAACTGGTCAGTGGCAGTTTTGATGAAACGGTGATGCTGTGGGATGTTGCGTCCGGGCAGAGTCTCTTTACCATGAAGGGGCATGAAACCTGGGTTGAGTGTATCGATTTCAGCCGCAATGGCAAACTGCTTGCAAGCGGAAGTACCGACAGTACGGTAAGAATATGGGATGCTGAAACCGGCAAATGTCTTCATGTCTGCAAAGGTCATGATACGGCAGTGCGTATGGTGGCGTTCAGTCCGGATAGTAAAGTTGTGGCGAGTTGTTCACGCGATACAACAATCCGGCGGTGGAGTGTTGAGACAGGAGAGGAACTTTCAAGGCTTCTGGGTCATAAATCCTATATCGAGTGTCTTGCCTACAGCCATAATGGTAAAACAATTGCCAGTTGCGGCGAGGAACCTGTCATCAAAATATGGGATGTTGAAAGCGGAAAAAACAGTGCGAATTACAGAACAAACGATCGTCTCTCTCATGCATTGGCCTTCAGTCCGGACGACAGGTTTATTGCGTTTTGTGGCCGCGATGCAATGGTCAAAATTCTTGATGCTGCAAGCGGAGAGATTACCAGGGTATTTGAGGGCCATCAGGACGCTGTCAGAAGCGTTTGTTTCACTCCGGACGGCTCCAGGGTTGTCAGTGCGGCTAATGATGAAACAGTAAGGTTGTGGGATATTGAGAGCGGCAAACAGTTGCATCTCTATCGGGGTCATGTGCTTGAAGTGCAGTCTGTTGATGTCTCTCCCGATGGAAAAATAATTGCCAGCGGAAGTGATGACCGCAAGATCAAGCTCTGGGCAATCAGATAG
- a CDS encoding diacylglycerol/polyprenol kinase family protein encodes MDTLQVTFFSLPVVWHNALVTLMTFVYVFSVPPLMDYLVTNHSLPRDISRKITHICAGSAIVFLPLFVDGHWSQYLNITVFAVWTLLLIQKGLFAAEDDQAVKTMTRTGDKRELLKGTLYFVLVAMICGTLYYKQAAGVMAMAMLGWGDGLAPIIGTRYGKMKYHILSDKSVEGSIAFLVGSLCAGLFFVHLIVPESFDAGKILVIALIATIVEGVSPKEVDNLTIPFAVIVASAFL; translated from the coding sequence ATGGATACTTTACAGGTAACCTTTTTTTCACTTCCAGTAGTATGGCATAACGCACTGGTTACATTGATGACCTTTGTCTATGTCTTCAGCGTTCCTCCTCTGATGGATTATCTGGTGACCAATCACTCTCTTCCCCGCGATATCAGTCGCAAGATTACGCACATTTGTGCCGGATCAGCCATTGTTTTTCTTCCTCTTTTTGTTGATGGACACTGGTCACAATATCTCAATATTACGGTTTTTGCTGTATGGACACTGCTGCTCATCCAGAAAGGGCTTTTTGCTGCCGAAGATGACCAGGCGGTTAAAACCATGACCCGTACCGGCGACAAACGTGAACTGCTTAAAGGAACCCTTTATTTTGTGCTTGTTGCCATGATCTGTGGTACACTCTATTACAAGCAGGCTGCAGGAGTGATGGCCATGGCCATGCTCGGCTGGGGAGATGGTCTTGCACCGATCATTGGTACCCGATATGGAAAAATGAAATACCATATCCTCAGTGATAAAAGTGTTGAAGGGAGTATTGCCTTCCTTGTCGGAAGTCTCTGTGCCGGACTCTTTTTTGTTCATCTCATTGTGCCGGAATCGTTTGATGCAGGAAAAATCCTCGTTATCGCCCTGATTGCAACGATTGTTGAAGGAGTAAGCCCCAAGGAGGTCGATAACCTGACGATTCCTTTTGCCGTTATTGTCGCCTCCGCATTTTTGTGA
- the hisG gene encoding ATP phosphoribosyltransferase yields the protein MDSINQVLKLGLPKGSLQDSTIDLFAQAGFHFSVQSRSYFPSIDDDELEAILIRAQEMAHYVELGAFDVGLTGKDWIIETDADVVEVADLVYSKASMRPVRWVLCVPESSTVRSVKDLEGKHIATEVVNITRKYLAKNGVNAMVEFSWGATEVKPPDLADAIVEVTETGSSLRANKLRIVDTILESNTKLIANKASWNDPWKREKIENMAMLLLGAINAQGKVGLKMNAPKSAIDKILAIIPALRQPTISSLAEEQWVALEVIVSEKTVRKLIPELKRAGAEGIFEYNINKLID from the coding sequence ATGGATAGTATTAATCAGGTACTGAAACTTGGTTTGCCGAAAGGAAGTCTGCAGGATTCCACCATCGATCTTTTCGCACAGGCGGGGTTTCATTTTTCCGTTCAGAGTCGTTCCTATTTTCCTTCCATAGATGATGATGAGCTGGAAGCTATCTTGATCAGGGCACAGGAGATGGCTCACTATGTCGAGCTGGGTGCTTTTGATGTTGGATTGACGGGTAAGGACTGGATTATTGAAACCGATGCAGATGTTGTCGAGGTTGCCGATCTGGTCTATTCCAAAGCATCGATGAGGCCGGTTCGCTGGGTACTTTGTGTTCCTGAAAGCTCGACGGTCAGGTCGGTCAAAGACCTTGAAGGGAAGCATATCGCTACCGAAGTAGTCAATATTACCAGGAAGTACCTTGCAAAAAACGGGGTCAACGCCATGGTGGAGTTCAGTTGGGGTGCAACTGAAGTGAAACCTCCCGACCTTGCCGATGCTATTGTTGAGGTTACTGAAACGGGTTCTTCGCTCCGGGCAAACAAGTTGCGTATTGTTGATACCATCCTTGAATCCAATACCAAACTGATTGCCAACAAGGCGTCATGGAATGATCCCTGGAAGAGAGAGAAGATCGAGAATATGGCCATGCTTTTACTTGGAGCTATCAACGCCCAGGGTAAGGTTGGACTGAAAATGAATGCCCCGAAATCAGCGATCGACAAAATCCTTGCCATTATTCCGGCCCTTCGTCAGCCGACCATCTCCAGTCTTGCTGAAGAGCAGTGGGTTGCCCTTGAGGTTATCGTCAGCGAAAAAACGGTACGCAAGCTGATTCCTGAGCTTAAACGGGCTGGTGCAGAGGGGATTTTCGAGTATAATATCAATAAACTGATCGACTGA
- the miaB gene encoding tRNA (N6-isopentenyl adenosine(37)-C2)-methylthiotransferase MiaB, whose amino-acid sequence MTTGGKNTFYIHTFGCQMNQADSATITSLLQQAGYVAAESEDRAGIILLNTCAVRENAVDRIEHYLQHLQGLKKRDKRLIVGILGCIPQHQREEMFATSPAIDLLAGPDTYRTLPQLIEQARSGAKPFSLDFNVAETYEGIDPVRQGSISAFVPVMRGCNNMCAYCVVPFTRGRERSHPFRAVMGEVQKLVASGYSEITLLGQNVNSYDDPEQGVNFAALLDAVSCAAPQARVRFTTSHPKDISGELVRTIANRPNICNHIHLPVQSGSTATLGRMNRGHTIEEYLEKIALIRSLLPGVTLSTDIIAGFCGEQEEDHQASLELLSTLRFDSAYMFYYSTRPGTFAARTLVDDVPEVVKKRRLQEIIDLQNTISGELFQQAIGSVVEVLAESESKRSAEQLMGRTPGNRAVVFDREGYRPGDLVRVLITAATSATLTGRPV is encoded by the coding sequence ATGACGACAGGAGGGAAAAACACCTTTTACATTCATACGTTCGGTTGTCAGATGAACCAGGCGGATTCCGCAACTATAACCTCCCTGCTGCAGCAGGCTGGTTATGTTGCAGCAGAAAGCGAGGATCGGGCCGGAATTATTCTGCTCAATACCTGTGCGGTGAGGGAGAATGCGGTTGATCGTATTGAGCATTATCTGCAACACCTGCAGGGGCTGAAAAAAAGAGATAAACGCTTGATAGTCGGGATTTTAGGCTGTATTCCGCAGCACCAGCGGGAGGAGATGTTTGCCACCTCTCCGGCCATTGATCTTCTTGCAGGGCCGGATACCTATCGAACCCTGCCGCAGCTTATTGAGCAGGCCCGCTCTGGGGCAAAGCCATTCTCGCTGGACTTCAATGTTGCTGAAACCTATGAAGGCATTGATCCGGTAAGGCAGGGGTCAATCAGTGCCTTTGTTCCTGTCATGCGAGGGTGCAACAACATGTGCGCCTATTGCGTGGTACCCTTTACCCGAGGTCGTGAACGAAGTCATCCCTTCCGTGCGGTCATGGGAGAAGTTCAGAAGCTTGTTGCATCCGGTTACAGTGAGATTACCCTTCTCGGGCAGAATGTCAATTCTTACGACGATCCTGAACAAGGAGTGAATTTTGCAGCGCTGCTTGATGCCGTCAGTTGTGCTGCTCCCCAGGCAAGAGTCCGTTTTACCACCTCCCATCCGAAAGATATTTCCGGTGAACTTGTTCGTACCATTGCCAATCGCCCGAACATCTGTAACCATATCCACCTGCCAGTGCAATCCGGCTCAACAGCCACGCTCGGACGCATGAACCGGGGTCACACGATCGAAGAGTACCTGGAAAAAATAGCGCTGATTCGCTCACTTCTTCCCGGCGTTACGCTCTCTACCGACATCATTGCCGGCTTCTGCGGTGAGCAGGAGGAGGATCATCAGGCCTCACTTGAGCTTCTTTCCACTCTTCGGTTCGATTCAGCTTATATGTTTTATTACTCAACCAGACCCGGTACATTTGCCGCACGTACGTTGGTGGATGATGTGCCGGAAGTGGTAAAAAAACGAAGGCTGCAGGAGATTATTGATCTTCAGAATACTATTTCGGGGGAGCTTTTTCAACAGGCGATTGGCTCTGTTGTGGAAGTGCTTGCTGAATCCGAAAGCAAGCGCTCTGCCGAACAGCTCATGGGCCGAACGCCAGGTAATCGGGCAGTGGTTTTCGATCGTGAAGGGTATCGTCCGGGCGATTTGGTGAGGGTGCTGATCACTGCAGCCACATCAGCAACCCTGACTGGCAGGCCCGTGTGA
- a CDS encoding cold-shock protein: MGTQVEGTVKWFNEEKGYGFIEQKGGKDVFVHHSAINGTGRKTLVEGQKVMMEVTQGAKGLQAEDVTPL; encoded by the coding sequence ATGGGTACTCAGGTTGAAGGAACAGTCAAATGGTTCAACGAAGAAAAAGGTTACGGTTTTATTGAGCAGAAAGGCGGAAAAGATGTTTTTGTACATCACAGTGCTATCAATGGCACCGGACGCAAAACTCTTGTTGAAGGCCAGAAAGTTATGATGGAAGTAACTCAGGGAGCAAAAGGCCTCCAGGCTGAAGATGTAACTCCTCTTTAA
- a CDS encoding UbiA family prenyltransferase: MAVSAKPGFTDKVRAHLELLDPVTWISVFPCLAGGVMASGAMKGTLHDYLLLFAIFLMFGPLGTGFSQSVNDCFDLELDRINEPTRPIPSGRLSEKEGLWNSIIALLLAMGLGIFMGVHIGGYRGWVIVSSIFAALLVAYLYSAPPFKLKKNILTSAPAVGFSYGFVSFISANALFGDIRPEAIWLASLNFFMAVALIILNDFKSAEGDKDGGLKSLTVMIGAKKTFLVSFIIIDLVFSVLAYLSYSWGFMIPAFFVLIGLVLNLVLQVQLLRDPKGGISFLQGAVDDGFGNAIGKSDIQEHNTFLRFQVANNILFLLNNLLVAGMVGLKYITVQ, from the coding sequence ATGGCAGTTTCCGCAAAACCCGGGTTTACCGATAAAGTACGAGCACATCTTGAGCTTCTCGATCCTGTTACCTGGATCAGTGTTTTTCCCTGTCTTGCCGGAGGAGTCATGGCGTCAGGAGCCATGAAGGGTACGCTTCACGATTATCTGTTGCTTTTCGCTATTTTTTTGATGTTTGGTCCGCTTGGTACCGGATTCAGTCAGTCGGTCAATGACTGTTTTGATCTTGAACTTGACCGGATCAATGAGCCAACCCGTCCGATTCCTTCAGGTCGTTTGAGTGAAAAAGAGGGATTATGGAACAGTATCATTGCCCTTTTGCTTGCCATGGGACTTGGAATATTCATGGGAGTGCATATTGGAGGATATCGTGGCTGGGTTATCGTCTCCTCGATTTTTGCCGCACTTCTTGTCGCCTACCTCTATTCCGCTCCACCCTTCAAGCTGAAAAAAAATATTCTCACTTCAGCTCCTGCTGTAGGCTTTTCCTATGGTTTTGTCTCGTTTATATCAGCAAACGCCCTGTTCGGCGATATCCGTCCGGAAGCGATCTGGCTTGCCAGTCTGAACTTTTTCATGGCGGTAGCCTTGATTATCCTCAATGACTTCAAGTCGGCAGAAGGTGACAAGGATGGTGGGCTCAAGTCACTGACAGTCATGATCGGTGCAAAAAAAACGTTTCTGGTCTCTTTTATTATTATTGACCTTGTTTTTTCTGTTCTTGCTTACCTCTCGTATTCATGGGGGTTTATGATTCCCGCGTTTTTTGTTCTGATTGGCCTTGTTTTGAATCTGGTTCTTCAGGTTCAGCTTTTGCGAGATCCGAAGGGTGGAATTTCGTTCTTGCAGGGAGCCGTTGATGATGGATTCGGCAATGCAATCGGCAAGAGTGATATTCAGGAACACAACACCTTTCTCCGGTTTCAGGTTGCCAATAACATTCTCTTTTTACTCAACAATCTGCTTGTTGCCGGTATGGTTGGATTGAAGTATATCACTGTTCAATAA